Below is a window of Culturomica massiliensis DNA.
CGGTAATACCAGCTCATGTATTCTTTGATGCGCAGGTTACCGATGCCGCTGCGCTGATGTGAAGCCATGACATCGGATTCGATATTGTAATCTTCCGGTACGGTGTATTTTTTTACCGTTTCAAATTCCGGGAAAGACTGGAATCCGTATTCGCTGACGAAACGCCCTACGTTGTCGGCGAAGGCTTCCAGACGGTGTTTACCGTGCCATACCCCCCAGTAGTGGTTGTCTCCGCTGGTTCCGGGCAGAAGCTCGAAATCCGATTCTCCCGGACCGGACATGGGAGAGGAGGGCCAATAAGCCATGTCGTCGGTGTACTTTTCGACGGCTTCCGGTAGTATCCGGTGGAAAATATCTTTATAAGCCTGAAATATTCTTTCCTGTTCTTCGGTCGAATATTTTTGTTTCCATCCCCAGCCTCCGGGGCTGTTGTGCCGCCAGGCGACACCGATTTCATTGTTTCCGCACCAGAGGGCTATACAAGGGTGATTCCGGAGACGGATGAGGTTGTCGGCCGCTTCTTGCCGGACATTTTCTAAAAATTCGGGGTTGCCCGGATACATAGCACAGGCAAACATAAAATCCTGCCAGATCATAATCCCGTTCCGGTCGCACAATTCGTAAAAATAATCGTCCTCATAGATTCCTCCTCCCCAAATCCGAAGCATGTTCATGTTGGCTTCTGTTGCGTCTGCAATAACTTTTTCGTAATCGGAACGGCTGACTCGCGGAAGGAAAGCGTCATTGGGTATATAATTGGCTCCTTTGGCAAATACCGGTACGCCGTTTAGTTCGAAATAGAACGTTTCGCCTGCCTTGTCTTTTTTACGGACGAGCCGAAGAGTGCGTAATCCTGTGGTTACTTGCTTGTTGTCAAGAGTCTGTGCTCCCGTTTTGACACATATATCGAAGGTATATAAATGAGGTTTGCCGAGTCCGTTACACCACCACAGTTTAGGGTGTTTGATTTTAATCGGTAGACCGATCCGGTTTTTTCCGCTTTTCAGCGGGACGGATTGTTGCGATACGATCCGGTTACCGTGCCGGATTTCGATGTCGGCGGTTTGCGGATGTGCGGCGGTTAATGTAATTTCAGCATTCAGCTGGGCCAGCTTGCTGTCTACTTTCAACGGATGGATATAGGTGTCTTCAATCCTGACTTCGTTCCAGGCCTCGAGTACAACCGGTCGCCAAATGCCGCTGGTCACCAGGCGAGGTCCCCAGTCCCAACCGTAATTGTACGGAGCCTTTCGGGTGAAGACACTGACTTTCTTGTTTTCCATCCCGCCCAATACGCTTTGATCGTTATCAGCCGGTAAAGCCAGCCCGTATTTTTCCATTTCTTTTAGCCCCTGCCCGGTTGGAGAAAGAAAAACGATGTTCAGTTCATTACGGCCTTTTTTCAGCATATCCGAGACATCATAGCTCCAGGTGCGGAACATATTGTCACAATGTCCCAGTTTGTGTCCGTTTAAGAAAATATCTGCGTAGGTGTCTAACCCGTAAAATGTCAGGCGTTTTTGCTTTTTGACATAGGTGGAATCGTCTATTTCGAAGTTTGTTTTATACTCCCAGGCAACTTTATCAATCCATTGAAGTTCCCTTTCGTTTGTCCGGTAATAGGGATCTTCGATTTTCCCGTTTGCCAGCAAATCCGTATGCACACAACCGGGGACATTGGCCTGTAGCCATTCTTTTGTGTCGTATTGCCGGAAGTACCAGTTGTTGTCCAGCTCCAAACGCCGGTGGTTTTGTGCATTTGTGAAAACAGGGAACCCCAGCAGGCCGATCAATGTGAGATAGATGAACCGTTTAGTCATGCGATATCTTTTTATGGATTATGGACAAATTTAATCATTTTTTTTGATGATTTCCGTTTGACCGTTTTTTCGGTGATTTCAGAGCCGTTTTTTTACCTGCTCTTTATTGTGTTTAGGGTAACAAGAAATTTGATTGTAATCTATTGAGCAATAGATTTTTGAAGAAGAAGAGAAAAACAATGGGTAACGATATAGAAATGAGCGAAACTCTTTAGTTTTCTGTGTTTTTCCATTGCCTCAAATAACTCTAATACAAATGTAGGCATTATAAATTAACTATGCAATACTTAGACAACTATCATTATAAGCAATGAAAAACAACACTAAAATACAAAGTCGAATTTATACAATCTATTGATTTTCACACAAGCTATCTTTGTCTTCAAAAAACAAAAATGCAAATATCCTATAAACACATTTGTAAGATTACCCTTCCTGTTTTGGTCAGTCTATTAGTGGAATATCTAATAGGTTTTACTGATACTGCTTATTTAGGAAGAGTTGGAGAAACGGAATTGGCTGCTTCTGCTTTAGCAGGAACATATTATATGATAATCTATATGATAGGTTTTGGTTTTAGTATCGGAGCGCAAGTATTAATTGCCCGTTATAATGGAAGTGGGCAATATTTCCGAACGGGTGAGGTATTTACACAAGGAACTATCTTCTTATTATTGGTCGCAACTCTGCTGTTTATATTGTCTTATCTGTATTCTCCTATCGTATTAAGGTTTTTGATAGATTCCGAGCAAGTCTATCAGGCAACAATAAGTTATTTGAACTGGCGTATTTATGGATTCTTTTTTGGAGTATGATGAACATTAGTTCTATAATCATAGAACCAAACATCTTTTGTCATGTGTTTTTCAGGCTTTTTCGCAGTATTAAAGAATAATACATTGGCTTTTACTCCTTGCGCGTAAAAAATGCCTGCTGGTAATCGAAGGACTGTATGTAAATTCAAATTGTCCGGCATTTTTTTCCGTATCAATTCTCCAGCTCCCCCTTCAAACAATACATTATCTGGCAGTACTACGGCTGCTCTTCCATTTTCAGGATTAAGCATTGTGACGATGTGTTGTAAAAAGGCCAATTGCTTATTACTCGTTGTTACCCAAAAATCTTTGCGCAAATATTTTCCCTTATAATCAGAAAGATCAGCAGGAGTAACCCACGTTATATCACCTTCCCAAAACAAAGGCTCTTTTGTAGATGGTGTGCCTCCACTAACGACAATACCAAGTTCTCCCAATGTTGTCCACGACCATCCTTCAGGTAGTTTACTATTTTGTTTCGTATTGTCCGTCTTATACTCTTTCGACCAATCTCTTTTTTACTAATTCCCAAGCCTTGCCATTATCATATTCAGCTACCGGCTTTAATACAGCATGAATATCTTCCATAAATTCCCGGTCAAGTAGTTTTTCTTCCATGTTGGCAAGAAACTGCTTCTGAGATGGAGGTTTGCCTACAGAGTACTCCATGTAGGTTTTATAACAACTGATTAGTTTTTCCGTATTCACATCTTGGTGAATCATCGCCCAATACAAATCAAACAGATCACGACCTTTGCGACGCTGATATAATGCACGCATTTTTGTTCCCAGTAATTCTTCAAGTTCATATCCTGTCAAATTACATTCACCGGAAAACCATCCGTTCTCAACTTTATATGGGATTTCCTTTAAGCCAAGCACAGTAAAGTGTTCTCGAGTGTTAATCTCTATTTTCAACCGCATATTAATTACCGGTTGTGTACTTGTATCGAAACGATAAACAATAGTGTTGTTGTGAATATGTTGTTTTACCGTTCGCTTAGTCCCAAGGAATGACAGCCGTTCACGAATTTGTTTTAAGATCGGATTGATTGGTTCTGAATTGATTTGCACTAAATCTATATCTTCCGAATAGCGGACTTGCGGTTGCAAATACAATTTATGCAAAGCAGTGCCACCTCTGAAAGCAAGTGATTTTTTCAGCAGATCATCAGAAAATATTTCCACCAAAGCCCTGGCAATAACTAAATCTTGCTCTACTTGTGCATCATTTGGCCAAGGAGCAACCGCTTTCCATTCTTCTATATATCGGCGGGGTATCATAAATC
It encodes the following:
- a CDS encoding beta-mannosidase — its product is MTKRFIYLTLIGLLGFPVFTNAQNHRRLELDNNWYFRQYDTKEWLQANVPGCVHTDLLANGKIEDPYYRTNERELQWIDKVAWEYKTNFEIDDSTYVKKQKRLTFYGLDTYADIFLNGHKLGHCDNMFRTWSYDVSDMLKKGRNELNIVFLSPTGQGLKEMEKYGLALPADNDQSVLGGMENKKVSVFTRKAPYNYGWDWGPRLVTSGIWRPVVLEAWNEVRIEDTYIHPLKVDSKLAQLNAEITLTAAHPQTADIEIRHGNRIVSQQSVPLKSGKNRIGLPIKIKHPKLWWCNGLGKPHLYTFDICVKTGAQTLDNKQVTTGLRTLRLVRKKDKAGETFYFELNGVPVFAKGANYIPNDAFLPRVSRSDYEKVIADATEANMNMLRIWGGGIYEDDYFYELCDRNGIMIWQDFMFACAMYPGNPEFLENVRQEAADNLIRLRNHPCIALWCGNNEIGVAWRHNSPGGWGWKQKYSTEEQERIFQAYKDIFHRILPEAVEKYTDDMAYWPSSPMSGPGESDFELLPGTSGDNHYWGVWHGKHRLEAFADNVGRFVSEYGFQSFPEFETVKKYTVPEDYNIESDVMASHQRSGIGNLRIKEYMSWYYRVPENFEQFLYMSQVLQAKAMDIAMRTHRRAMPYCMGSLLWQLNDCWPVASWSTTDYYHNWKAAHYAVREACKPVIVVPRKNGSQLELWVVNDRLKKVKGNCIVELQDFEGNVLNRIQADFSAEGNRSVLIDHIGSDRLLKNHPREKTLAVVTLRNGNKILDEHHVYFTEPKNLDLPAHPRITTRYNEKNGRKFLTVTTDKLACDVMFYSPGNTVRFSDNYIDLLPDRTYTIELFTDITDPEIKTRFIQ
- a CDS encoding nucleotidyl transferase AbiEii/AbiGii toxin family protein; amino-acid sequence: MIPRRYIEEWKAVAPWPNDAQVEQDLVIARALVEIFSDDLLKKSLAFRGGTALHKLYLQPQVRYSEDIDLVQINSEPINPILKQIRERLSFLGTKRTVKQHIHNNTIVYRFDTSTQPVINMRLKIEINTREHFTVLGLKEIPYKVENGWFSGECNLTGYELEELLGTKMRALYQRRKGRDLFDLYWAMIHQDVNTEKLISCYKTYMEYSVGKPPSQKQFLANMEEKLLDREFMEDIHAVLKPVAEYDNGKAWELVKKRLVERV